Genomic segment of Shewanella sp. OMA3-2:
TTGGGTTAATGGCGCAAATAGTTTGACTAGATCAATAGCTTGAGTTGTAGCTAATTCAATAGAAGGAACTATGTTAATTTCTCCTAAATCATTTACCTGAACGTTAGCTATGCGAAAACGATTGTCGATGATACTGCCTGAGACACTGGCAATAATTTCAGGGGTCGAAAAGCTGATAGGCACCGCAGTGTTAGCCATACCACTCAAATGATCACTTGGCTCAGCAGAGGTTAAAGGCAGCCACAGTAGACTAGAGTTTGGCACTGATACGGCTAAACTAATATTGTTTGTGGTATCGCGTTGATCAATTTTCAAGCCTTCGATAAACACACTAAGTTGGGATGCTATATCAAGGGGAAACAATTTACTCAGAAGTTGATTAAGCTGTGGACGGTTAAAACTGATTTGTTGTTTAAAAGGAGCGATATTGATTTTGGCTGCAAAAACATTTTGCGCAACTTGGTGCATTGCTGCTGGAACCAGTTGTTGTTTAACATCAACCTCAATTTTAAAGTCATCAGGGACATTAAATGCTAGGTGTTCAAACTTTTGCGACAGAACCTTTAATGCGCTGAAATGATTAACAGAATAAATTTCACCCTTGGTTAAGTTAATGTAGGTGTCAGCATGCCAATCGCCATTAATATCAATTTGGTATTGATTAAAAGGAGCTAAAATAGTGGTTAATTGTTGTTGGGCTTCAACAATCATGCTGTTATTTATCTGCTGACTATTTTTAGTTTGAAGGGTGGTCGTTGCGGCCGTCAAATAGTCTGACAATGCATTTAACCCTAGCTGACTTTGTTTTAGGTTCAACTTAGTGGTTAACTGTAAGTGTGTTGGCATTATTTGCGCATTAACGTTAAACAATTCATTGTCATCGAATCGCCACAGGGTAGATAAAGCGCCTTGTGGGTTAAGTGTGAATCTATCCATTTTTAAACTGTGTCGAAAGGTATTTGTAACGCCATTAGCCGTGGTTAATTCAGATCCGGACCCAGCTACGGGTAAAGTGGGTAAGCGAATTAACGTTTCACCTAAATCAATATCGGGAATTTGGTTAAATACTAATTGCCACACCGCACTGGACTCGGTTTTTTGTTGATTTTGACGATTAAAAAAGCTCGCGCCTAAATCAACATAAACACTTTTACTGCTCAACTTAACTATGTCACTAGGGTCGAGTTGTTGTTTTTGTGCTATAGCAAGGGTGTCGGTTAGGGTCAGTTCAAAACCTTGTATGGCAATGTAACTGTCTTCTATTTGTAAGATAAGCCTAGGGATGCGCAGTTGGTTGATCGATACTAACTGTGTATCTAAGCTCAGTACTTGAATATCATAGGGTGATAACAGCTTGTTAAGCACCTTGACACTGATAGGATGAATATTGTGGCTGACATACCAAGCTGCACCGATAATCATCAGCAGCAAAAGGAGTAATACTCGCTTAACGGTGAATATGCCTTTAATCATTAACACTTCAAGTAGTTAAATAAAAAGCCAGCGTATCAAACTCTGGCTTAAAAGTAATGTTATCTATTGCTGAATTAATGCAGCATTAACCGATTACACCCAGCGAATACGGGTTGTAAGGGTATGACTTTCTCCTGGGGATAAGGTCACTTTGTCATCCAATACATTGGCGGCTTCTAAACACACCATAGTGAGGTAGTCATCTGCTTTAAAACGAGAAAGGCGAGTCGATTTTTCTATCCACGGATTCCACAATACAGCTGATTGGCTGTTTTCTCGGCTTATTTCGATAGTTCCTGTTGGCGTATGTAAGCGCTGAACTAACGATAAATCTGTGTAGACTCGATCAGTTTCTTTATCAAAGCTCACTTTATCATCAAGTTGCTGATAAGGACCCTGGCCAAATTCTATATATTTTGCCCCCTCAAAACCTGAGGCTAACAATTGATGAATATCATCAATGGGTAAATAGGTGTGTAATGCTTGGGTTAAGCTGACAGGATAGTTAGCATTATTCTTATTAACAATACTGACTGATAAGGTGTCGCTTAGGGTGAACAGGACTTTGACCTCGGTATCATGCGGCCAGTATTGACGGTCTTGTTCGGTGAGCTTTAGGCTAAATATTAAATCCACGACTTGATCATGCATATTGACAGAGTCGAGACTCCATAATCGAGTACGGGCAAAGCCGTGTTGTGGAAAACCAGCCGTGTCACTCATACCAAACCATGGCCAACAAACGGGGATACCGCCGCGGATCCCATTACCTAGTTGGTAATCGTCTGCTGCTGATACCCATAATAATGGTGCTTTGCCAGTTGGGGTGAATTGGTCAATTTGTGCCCCTTGAAGAAAGATACGTGCTTGGCATAAATCGGTATTAACCTCGACATAATCAAGACCATTTTGATGTTTTTTGGTGGTCACTGAACCCATAATGTATTTCCTTGTGTTCAACTTGGTGGTGGATTAAGGCTGTGCAGTAACTTAACTGTTTTCATTCGAAAAAGTAAGTGATTCAACTGTTGAAATTATCGCTTGATAAAATGCAATAAACGGTTGTTGGCAGGCATACTAAAGTCGTTAATTAAGGTTAATTGTTGTGCTTTGGCTAATGCGAGTATCCATTCTATATCTCGTATTCCGCTAAGGGGATTATGCTGTTTAAGCCATTGCTCAAAATTTGCATTACTCTCACTGGTAAATTGGCCCTGATAATTAAATGGCCCGTAGATGAATACCTGGCTGTTAATTTGAGTGACTTGTCCTACGCCGATAAAAAAAGCTTCAACTAACTGCCGACTCATAATGTGTAAGGTATTTGCACTATAAATAACATCATATATTTGCTTCGGCCACTGCTGGCTAACATCTAAGGCAATTGCCGTGGGTAAATTAACCAGATTAGCGTGCTTAATACGGGCATTGATATGATTTAAGTTAATGACTTGGTCGCTGGCTTGCCAATAAATATGCGGTAATTGATTGGCAAAAAATACCGCATGTTGACCTGTACCCGTACCCACTTCCAATAAATTAAGTGGTTGGTTTAATCGTGGCGCTATAATATCTAAAATGGGTTGTTTGTTATTTTCACACGCTTGAGAAAAGGGTAAATGCGCTAATTCAATCAAGACAAATTAACCTTATCCATAAGAAGTTGCTGTAAGGCTATAACTGCTTGAGTACGGTTACGAACCCCAAGTTTACGAAAAATAGCCGTAGCATGGGCTTTAATGGTCGCTTCAGACACGCCAAAATCATAGGCTATCTGCTTATTTAATAAGCCCTCGGCAAACATTTGTAGCACTTTATACTGTTGCGGGGTTAAGTCCGAAAGTCGGCCTGCCATTTGATCTGTTGCATCATCGGTTACCGGTAAAATTTGAGTACCTGCGGGTAACCAAATATCACCGTACAACACAGCATTTAAGGCTTCTGCTAAGGTTTCCATTGATGACGATTTAGGAATAAAGCCACTACTACCATAATGTATAGCACGGCTAATGGTATTGATGTCCTCATGTGCGGAAATGACCACAACAGGAATGTTAGGATAATGGCTGCGTAAATGGATAAGCGTCGAATATCCGTGTGAACCTGGCATTTGTAAATCTAACAAAATGAGGTCAACCGGAGCATCAGTCATATCCATCAATTTCTGTAATGCGTCAGCACTGTCAGCTTCAAACCATTGGGTGTTATTAAACGTCAAACTTAATGCTTGTCGTAAGGCGTTGCGAAATAAGGGATGGTCGTCGGCAATAATAATATTTAAATTTTCTAGCTTCATGGCTTTTATATTCGTTGTTGCGCTTGAAGATTGAATCAATGTAACAGAAAAGTTATCTGGTATTCCATTGCTTTGTGCCTAAATAAATCGAGATTAGCGCAAAATCAGATCAAAGTTAGACTTTAGTCTAGTAAGGCGGGTCGTTTGAATGTGTTTAGCGGTTTATATGTAGATATTTAATGGAAAAATATTGAAATCCTTAGCACATTAACTAAGGTTAATGCTTGATAAAGGTTGGTTTTTTTGATCCTAGTCCCATGTCATTGAGTATATAGATGATAACTTAGTGCGTAGTTAGTCCGCGTACGTGTTTTAAAGAGTAGAGTTTCAATGTTACTGACACAACACAATTAAATGCTTTTTTAAGTAGCCAACAGGAGACACACAATGTCAGCAGGTAAATGCCCAGTGATGCACGGTGGTGCGACACAAAGTGATATGTCGCATATGGAGTGGTGGCCTAAGTCGTTAAATCTAGACATTCTTCATCAGCACGATACTAAAACCAATCCGATGGGACTCAATTTCAATTATCAAGATGAAGTTAAAAAATTGGATGTTGGTGCGCTTAAAAAAGATCTTCATTCCCTCATGACTGACAGTCAATCATGGTGGCCTGCAGATTGGGGCCATTATGGCGGATTAATGATCCGTATGACTTGGCATGCGGCAGGTACCTATCGCATTGCCGATGGTCGAGGCGGAGCAAGTACCGGTAATCAACGTTTTGCCCCATTAAATTCATGGCCAGATAACGGTAACTTGGACAAAGCGCGTCGTCTACTTTGGCCGATTAAGAAAAAATACGGTAACAAGTTAAGTTGGGCTGATTTAATCGCCTACGCCGGCACAATCGCTTATGAATCTATGGGGCTAAAAACATTTGGTTTTGCCTTTGGTCGTGAGGACATTTGGCATCCAGAGAAAGATATTTATTGGGGCGCTGAAAAAGAATGGCTAGCCACCAGTGATAAAGCGAATAGCCGCTACTCTGGAGAGCGTGATTTAGCTAATCCACTGGCATCGGTGATGATGGGGCTTATTTACGTCAATCCCGAGGGAGTTGATGGTAATCCTGACCCACTTAAAACAGCCAAAGATGTGCGTGAAACCTTTGCCAGAATGGCTATGGATGATGAAGAAACCGTAGCATTAACGGCTGGCGGCCATACTGTAGGTAAAGCCCATGGTAATGGTGATGCTGCGTTATTAGGTGCTGAGCCTGAAGGTGCTGAGATTGAAGACCAAGGTTTTGGCTGGTTAAACAAAACCAAGCGCGGCATAGGCCGTGATACAGTTACTAGCGGTATAGAAGGGGCTTGGACGACAAATCCAACCCAGTGGGATAATGGCTATTTTGATATGCTGCTAGATTATGATTGGGAGCTTAAAAAGAGTCCTGCCGGCGCTTGGCAGTGGGAGCCTGTAAACATAAAAGACGAGCATAAACCTGCTGACGTTGAAGATGCATCGATTAAATGTAATCCAATAATGACTGATGCCGATATGGCCATGAAAATGGATCCTGAGTATCGTAAAATCACCGAACGATTTGCCAAAGATCCTGCCTATTTCTCTGATGTGTTTGCTCGAGCATGGTTTAAATTAACTCACCGTGATTTGGGACCTAAATCCCGTTATATTGGTCCTGATGTTCCAGAGGAAACGTTAATTTGGCAAGACCCTATTCCAGCAGGTAAAACGGATTACGATGTCCAGTCGGTTAAAAACAAAATAGCTGCCAGTAACTTAACTATCAGTGAAATGGTCGCCACAGCTTGGGACAGTGCACGTACATTTAGAGCGTCCGATCTTCGTGGTGGGGCCAATGGCGCTCGTATTTGTTTAGCACCACAAAATCAATGGCAGGGTAATGAACCAGCACGCTTATCTAAAGTGATTGGCGTATTACAACCTATTGCTGAGCAAAGCGGTGCAAGTCTGGCTGATGTTATTGTGCTTGCAGGTAATGTCGGTATTGAAAAGGCCGCTAAGCTTGCGGGTAGTGAGGTGTCTGTACCCTTTACGCCTGGTCGTGGTGATGCCACTGCTGAAATGACCGATGCAGAATCATTTGATGTGCTAGAGCCTATTCACGATGCTTATCGTAACTGGCTTAAAAATGACTATTCTGTCAGTGCTGAAGAGTTAATGCTAGACCGTACTCAACTGATGGGGCTTAGCGCACATGAGATGACAGTATTAGTTGGCGGAATGCGCGTATTAGGTACTAACCATGATAATACTAAACATGGTGTATTTACCGAACAAGAGGGGGCGTTAACCAACGACTTTTTTGTAAACCTAACCGATATGAATTATTCATGGAAACCAGCAGGCAAAAATCTGTATCAAATCTGTGAACGAGATAGCGGCAAAGTCAAATGGACCGCAACCCGAGTAGACCTTGTTTTTGGTTCTAATTCGATTCTTCGAGGGTATGCTGAAGTGTATGCTCAAGACGATAACAAGCAGAAGTTTGTTGATGATTTTATCGCTGCGTGGTCTAAAGTGATGAATGCAGACCGTTTTGATGTAGCGTAAATACATTACTTATTTAGAGTAAAAACTAAAGAGGTTGAATATAAACCATTGTATTGAGCATTAACTTGCTAGATACAGTGGTTTTTTTATGCCAGTTTGATTATTACCTGCGATGTTTATATCAGGTTTACAGTCCAGCTTGGATCTAATTAGACCGCGATCAACTTAGGGACATTACCAACTGTTAATGTGTTAGGTAAATCCTTATAATAATCACAAATTATAAAGTATTAAGTCATTATGAATAATAACCGAGAGATTGTTGATCATCTGCGTGATCGTATTCCGACGTTTGAATGTAAACCAGGTTGTCATGACTGCTGCGGTCCTGTTACAACCTCTTCAGAAGAAATGTCACGTTTACCAGTAAAGACAGACGCTGAGCATGATGCAGCATTAAATGAGTTTAACTGCGTACACTTAGGGCCCAATGGTTGCACCGTTTACGATGAAAGGCCGTTAATTTGCCGATTATTTGGTACGACACCTAATATGCCCTGTCCAAATAGTTGCCGTCCCCAAGAGATGATTGATATTAAAGTTGAAAATCAAATTCATCACTTTATCAAGAACACGCGCCAAGTATTAGTGTAAATATTGATTGTTTGAAGTGCCATGTCAATAGCCTTTTGTGTTAACTGCATGTGACCTTAAGCGTATAGTAAGTGCGAATTAAAGCAGGAATATATTTATGTGGTTAACAGAGGTTGAACTAGAAGCGGCAACAGTTAAACTTATTCCACTTCGTACAATACATGCAGCAGGGTTAGTTACCGCGGCGTCTGATGGCGAGCTTTGGGATTTATGGTTTACCTCTGTACCTAATGAGACAACTATTGAGGCTTATATAGCCAATGCGTTGGCTGAGCAACAAAAAGGCACCTGCTTACCTTTTACCATTATTGATAAAACGAATAATAAAATTATAGGTTCAACTCGATTTTGCCATGTGGACAGTTTGAATAACAGAGTTGAAATTGGCTATACCTGGTATTCAAAAAGTTATCAGCGAACATCAGTGAATACACAGTGTAAGCAACTGCTGTTAAGCCATGCTTTTGAAACACTTAATACAATAGCGGTTGAATTTAGAACCCATTGGCACAATCAAAAGTCTAGGGAAGCGATAGCACGTTTAGGTGCTAAGCAAGATGGGGTGCTGCGCAATCATCAAAAGGTTAACGGTGTTTACAGAGACACGGTTGTATTTTCGATTATAGATGCCGAATGGCCTACAGTAAAAACCAGTTTAGCGTACAAATTGGCCAAATATGATTGATAACGTTTGGGGGACCTAAATGCTTGATTATGTGATTATGTATGACTGATGTTGCAGCTGGCGAGGTTAAACTAAAGTGTTTACATGATGTTAGGCATTGAACCACATCCATGTGGTGACATATTATTTATGTTAATAAATCTTTAATGTCTGACTTAAACGCTTTGATCTAATGGCCAAACTTTGATGGGATTTCGCTGTTCATCTACCGCTACAAAGGTAAACACCCCTCTAATAGCATGTTCGCGATGATCGTTATACATATCTTCAACAAAAATGTTCACTTCAACTTTCAATGAGGTGTTGCCCACATGAATAACTCTGGCAACTAATTCAGCTAAACTGCCTGCAGGAATCGCTTTTTTGAAATCGATTCTGTCTGAGCTGACTGTGACTAAAGATTTTCTACAAAAACGGGTTGCAGCAATAAAAGCTGTTTCGTCCATCCAGGCTAAGGCATCACCACCAAATAAGGTGTTGTGATGATTAGTGTTAGAGGGAAAAATGGCTTTAATGACACGAGCTTCTGAATGATCAATACGAGCAAGCATTTCATCTGACATTGTGCTGGTGGTGTTAGGTGTATTTGAGCTCGTATCTGTGACTGTGAGGGGCATGTTACTCCTAAAGGGACGTGCAATAAGGTTAACACTGGGTATTGCACCAGTTTTAAGCTGACTTTAAATTAATGACTCAAAATAATTTAAGGCTTCATTTTATTAAAAATGAGAAGCCTTAAATTTAAGTAATACATTGATGTTAAAAATTTAATTGATGTTAAAGATTTAATTGGGGTTAAAGACTCATCAATAACCAGTGAGCATTAATCTACTTTAGTTGATGAATTATCTTTTTTGCTTGTATCTGCATTGCTGATATTATGATCAGCATGAGTATTGCTATCTTGGTGTTCATCGCCATTGTTATCTTCGTTTTTACCCGAGGCAATACTTTTATCTTTGTGATCACCTAGGTGTGGCATTTTAAATTTAGCGCTGTACTTTAATACGGCTAAATTACTGGCAATAACGCCAAGTACTAAACCAATAATAATCCACACTTCAAAGCCTGATAAATCCATAATGGCGCTCCAAGATTTAGTTAATCAACCGCTAAGCGTAACTCACATTTGCGAATATCTTCAGGAGTATCCACTTCTGGCGAATCAAATGCGCTGATCGCGATTTTTATTTTATGACCGTATTCTAATGCGCGCAGTTGCTCTAATTTTTCTAAGTCTTCTAACTTACCGAGTGGTAACTGGGCAAAGGCATTAACAAAACGTTTGGTGTAAGCATAAACCCCTAAATGTTTATACACAGGGTAGTCGTTGGTGTCACGGCCAAACGGAATGCGTGCGCGTGAGAAATACAGTGCGTTGAAATCATTATCAAACACCATTTTAACGTGCATTGGGTCGTCTAATTCTTTTTTATCAACGATTTCAAACCCTAAGGTCGCCATTTCAAACTCACCAGGATGGCGCTCAAATAAGCTAATGATTTGCTCAATCGAAATAGGGTCAATTAGCGGTTGATCACCTTGAAGATTAATCACTAAATCATCATCGTTAAGACCAAGCTGTTCAATGGCGTCATTAATGCGGTCTGTACCTGATGCTGCATCAGGACTGGTCATAACAACTTTGCCGCCAAAACCTTCAACGGCATCTTTAATGCGGTCGTCGTCAGTGGCAACGTAAATATTGTCTAATCCTCTTGCTAATGAGGCTCGTTCGTAAACATGTTGGATCATCGGTTTACCATTAATCGGTGCCAGTGGCTTTCCAGGAAAACGGCTAGAGCCATAGCGAGCTGGAATTAATAGAGTAACATTCATGGATAACAACCTACTTTAATGGTAAACAAAAGGGCTCGTAGAGCCCTTAATATATTGCGAAATGGACCGAATCGCCTGTTTCGTATTATATACGACGGAACAGCTTAGTCAGCATTTCATCGGTAACTTTTTCTTCCCAGCCTTTACCGTAAACATTGTCCCATAGTGGGCCCATGCTCTTAGTCACTGCAACCATCTTAGCGATAGTTTCATCGGGTAAGTCTTTACAGATGTTTTTCGGTAGAGTGATATTATGAATTTCCATCATCTTACGGAATTCTTTCACACCTTCTGGGTAAAACTCTTCTAACACATCAAATGCTAAACAGTTACCGATACCGTGATGGTAGCCTAATACATAGCCTAAACCGTATGACACAGCATGACATGCACCAACCTGGCTATAAGCAATGCTCATGCCGCCCATGTATGAGGCCATCATTAGCTTGTCATCTTTTTCTGGATGATCGTCTAAGTAGACTTGGCGGCATAAATCCATTGATTTTTCAGCAAAGGCTTTAGCAAATTCGTTTAGGTAAGTCCCTTGTAAAGACTCAACACAGTGAATGAAACAATCCATACCTGTGTAGAACCATTGATCAGTCGGTACACCCGCAATTAGCTCTGAATCCATAATGATTTGATCAAACACAGTGTAGTCAGAATTTAATCCTAACTTACGCACTGGGCCGCACAATACCGCAGTACGTGAGGCTTCAGCACCTGTACCAGACACTGTTGGAATACCAATGTGGTGAATTGCTGGGTTTTTAATTAAATCCCAACCTTGGTATTCAGATGAACTACCTGGGTTAGTTAGCATAAGCGATACCGCTTTGGCTAAATCCATTGTAGAACCGCCACCTAAACCAACCACACTAACAGGCTGTTTAGCATTAAAAGCTTTAACCTGCGCAGTTAAATCATCAACTTGAACCGTTGTTGGCTCGTCATCTACGTTAACGTAAATAACTAAGTCGTGACTTTTGTTTGGTACTCGGCCTGCTAATGGTTTTTCTTGGTGTACGTCGTCAACCAGAAATACCACAAAGTCATCGGCTTGTTTACGTTCTTGCTCTAATACCACGTCCAATTGCACGAACGAGCCACGACCAAAAATCATTTTTGGAACACATTTAAAATTTTTAAAACTCATTACAACACTCTCCAGTTGAGATATTTACTGTAAAAAGTACTGCCACTTCAAATGAGGTGACAGAAATATAAGCTTAATTAAGCAAAAGCACGCTTGATGTTTTCAATACGCTCTGCGATTTGCTCGTCAGTCCAAGACAGCTTGATAAGCATCGAAATCGTGCGGCTCATAATGGCATCTGATTTTGGTGTCTTAACTTGAGTATAGTCAGGACGGTCAGCAATTAACATGATTGGCAGGGCTGCAGGTGCTTTTAATTCCTGGATGTGTTTCCAGTTTTTCAAATAATGCCAGTTGTTGATATACCAGTAAAAACAACCATCAACTTTGTTTGCCGCAAGCTTCTTGTTAATTTCTATTGTGCGCTCTTCTGTTGGTAAGAAAAAGCTTAGGAAACCTGCTGAGTCACCTTCAGGATCAGGTAGTTCACGGAAAGTCACTTCTGGAATTTGTGCCATCGCATCTTTAATGGTCTTTTTGTTTTTGCGTTGAATGGCAATAATTTTGTCTAGCTTACGTAACTGAGCTAACCCCATAGCGGCGTTCATTTCAGAAATACGGAAGTTTAAGCCCATTATTGGGTGACCTTCAGCGCCACGGTCGTTGCCAACATGGTCATGGCCATGATCAGAGAACATATGGCTGTGGTTGTAAATGTCTGAATTGTTAGTGACGATAGCGCCGCCTTCACCACAGGTGATGGTTTTAACAGAATCAAAAGAGTAACAACCGACATCGCCAATTGTGCCAAGTGCTTGACCTTTATAGCTCGCTCCAATGGCTTGGCAGGCATCTTCAAGAATGATCAAGTTGTGCTTCTTACAGACGGCTTTGATTTCATCCATCTTTGCCATAGAACCGCACATTTGCACTAGATTCACTGCTTTAGTACGTGGAGTAATAACGGCTTCAATACCTTCTGGCGATAAACATAAGGTTTCATCTATTTCAGCAAAAATGGGAATTGCGCCAGCCATAAATACCGCTTCAACAGAAGCCACAAAAGTAAACGGTGGCACAATCACTTCATCGCCCGCGCCAACACCTGCTGCAGCCATAGCAGTTTGAAGTGCCGCTGTACCGCTTGATACAAGATGAGCATGCTTAACGTTCATCTTTTCACAGAGTAACTGCTCCATGTCGCGAGTTTTCCAGCGATCATTACGCATATGGTCAAAGTTGTAACGGAAGGTGAAACCATTCTCCATTACGTCAGCGACTTCCTGCTTTTCTTCTGGACCGAATAATTCAAAACCTGGCATGGAAATTATCTCCTAAAATTCTACGCATCTTTGCGTTTACATAAACCCGCTAATTATAACTAGGTTAGTGGGGAGACTGCGACAGTTATTGAAAAATAATTCATTTTTGTTTGCTGCTTATCATTTACGGATAAACCACACCTTGAAAATATATGTAGATATTACATCTTGTTATTGAGGTTTAATTCTGGCTATACTGATCGAATCTTGTCGGAGTGCCTTTAAAGGCTGAGACCGTTAATTCGGGATCCGTTGAACCTGATCAGGCTAAAACCTGCGTAGGTAACAAGCATAATAATCCTTGGCGATTATTCATGCGTAAAACTGAAGTGGTTTTACCATATTCAGTTAATTTACTCATGTTTACCTCTTAAGATTATTGACTGCAATTGCGTCTGACCATTCTTTGAATTGCGTTAACGATATTGCTCGCTCTCAACACATTTTCCTCCAGACAAGCAACTTTCTCTCATTTTATTCGAGGTTGCTCATGTCAAATCGTCGCGAAACCCGTGCTAGTGCACAAGCTTTTATTGATAACTTAAAACCATTACAACACCCCAATTCTGAGAAAATTTATCTGCAAGGTAGCCGCGCAGATTTACACGTGGCCATGCGCCAAATTCATCAAACCGATACTATTCTAGGTGGTGATGACACCAATCCCATTACAGAAAAAAATCCCCCGTTAAGGGTTTACGATTGTGCTGGTGCGTATTCAGACCCCCATGCTGAAATTAATGTGCGCCTCGGTTTAGCCAAGCTTCGTCAAGCTTGGATTGAGGAGCGTGATGATACCGAAGCACTTGATGGTGCGAGCTCCCATTTTACCCAGCAACGTTTGGCCGATGATGGTCTGGACCATTTACGTTTTGATGCGTTAGTACCGCCGCGCCGCGCTAAAGTGGGTAAGCGGGTGACACAAATGCATTACGCTCGCCAAGGGATTATTACCGCAGAAATGGAATACATTGCGATACGTGAAAACATGGCAAGACAAGAGGTTAGTGACCCAGTGCTAACAACAAAAGCCAAGGGTGAAGCGTTTGGTGCCGTGATTGGCGAGTTAATTACCCCTGAATTTGTCCGCAGTGAAGTGGCGAGAGGCCGGGCAAT
This window contains:
- the kdnB gene encoding 3-deoxy-alpha-D-manno-octulosonate 8-oxidase KdnB, which encodes MSFKNFKCVPKMIFGRGSFVQLDVVLEQERKQADDFVVFLVDDVHQEKPLAGRVPNKSHDLVIYVNVDDEPTTVQVDDLTAQVKAFNAKQPVSVVGLGGGSTMDLAKAVSLMLTNPGSSSEYQGWDLIKNPAIHHIGIPTVSGTGAEASRTAVLCGPVRKLGLNSDYTVFDQIIMDSELIAGVPTDQWFYTGMDCFIHCVESLQGTYLNEFAKAFAEKSMDLCRQVYLDDHPEKDDKLMMASYMGGMSIAYSQVGACHAVSYGLGYVLGYHHGIGNCLAFDVLEEFYPEGVKEFRKMMEIHNITLPKNICKDLPDETIAKMVAVTKSMGPLWDNVYGKGWEEKVTDEMLTKLFRRI
- the kdnA gene encoding 8-amino-3,8-dideoxy-alpha-D-manno-octulosonate transaminase KdnA, producing the protein MPGFELFGPEEKQEVADVMENGFTFRYNFDHMRNDRWKTRDMEQLLCEKMNVKHAHLVSSGTAALQTAMAAAGVGAGDEVIVPPFTFVASVEAVFMAGAIPIFAEIDETLCLSPEGIEAVITPRTKAVNLVQMCGSMAKMDEIKAVCKKHNLIILEDACQAIGASYKGQALGTIGDVGCYSFDSVKTITCGEGGAIVTNNSDIYNHSHMFSDHGHDHVGNDRGAEGHPIMGLNFRISEMNAAMGLAQLRKLDKIIAIQRKNKKTIKDAMAQIPEVTFRELPDPEGDSAGFLSFFLPTEERTIEINKKLAANKVDGCFYWYINNWHYLKNWKHIQELKAPAALPIMLIADRPDYTQVKTPKSDAIMSRTISMLIKLSWTDEQIAERIENIKRAFA